The Xenopus laevis strain J_2021 chromosome 7S, Xenopus_laevis_v10.1, whole genome shotgun sequence genome includes a window with the following:
- the tspan4.S gene encoding tetraspanin-4 isoform X2: MSMTRGCLLCIKITMFIFNLIFWLGGCGILGVGVWLAVTQGKFATLSVSFPSLSAASLFMVTGSIIMVVGFIGCLGAVTEHRCLLLTFFVILLIIFLLEMVSMALFFTYTEQFHNYAQDDLKKGLQLYNTTGNLGLTNAWDIVQTEFRCCGVKNASDWLESKDSVPHTCCAEHSPACKSNPSLWWHDACYNKVRKWVETNIRSVGIFGICILVVQVFGLIFSMLMYCQVVKAEKYYE; encoded by the exons CTTggaggatgtggcatccttgggGTTGGCGTGTGGTTGGCTGTCACCCAAGGGAAGTTTGCCACGCTCTCTGTCTCTTTCCCGTCATTATCAGCAGCAAGTCTCTTCATGGTGACTGGCTCCATCATCATGGTGGTGGGCTTCATTGGTTGCCTGGGTGCCGTGACTGAGCACCGATGCCTTCTGCTTACG TTCTTTGTGATTCTTCTTATTATATTCCTACTTGAGATGGTCAGCATGGCACTCTTCTTTACTTACACGGAGCAG TTCCATAATTACGCGCAGGACGATCTGAAAAAAGGTCTTCAGTTGTATAATACAACAGGAAATCTGGGCTTGACCAACGCCTGGGACATTGTGCAGACGGag TTCCGATGCTGCGGAGTAAAAAATGCCTCGGATTGGCTGGAATCAAAAGACAGTGTGCCTCATACTTGCTGTGCTGAGCACAGTCCTGCCTGCAAGTCCAATCCAAGCCTGTGGTGGCATGAT GCATGCTATAACAAAGTGAGGAAATGGGTTGAGACCAATATCCGGTCTGTGGGGATATTTGGCATCTGCATCCTTGTTGTACAG GTCTTTGGGCTGATCTTTTCCATGCTGATGTACTGCCAGGTTGTCAAAGCGGAAAAGTATTATGAATAA